The genome window TAGCGCCAGAACCATAAAGAAAAGGGCCGGGTAGGACTGCGAACCACCAGCAATCATTAAATACGAGTCGTAAGAGGCTGGGTTGAAGAGTAAAACCACGGGCAGAACGTAAATCCAGGCAGATAAACCAAACAGCTTTTTCTGAAAAATAAGCAGCAGCAGAACCGCCAGGCCAAGTAGAAAAAATTGCTGAATGTAAAGCATAATGGGTAGGTCGATGTGCCCAGTTAGCTTGAATAAAAACAAAGCAAGTAAGCGACTGATGGCGATACGGTGTTCATTATGCTGGGCCAGCAGCAAGTCAATTTTTGCGTAGGGATAAGCGCTTCTATACTCATAATCAAGCAGAAACTGCAAGGTTGCGTGAAAGTCATCAGCCGCCGGAATATTCTGGCTATAAGTAATTAACAAGTAGTAAAAGGCAACTATCAGTAGAGAAATGACTAGCCAGGGAAAGAACGGATGAAAATTTATACTGGTAAATTTTTTTGTCATAGGAGCGTTTTAGGAGAAAAGTTATTATTTGTTGTACAAGGTAATAGGTGTATCACCCATTAGGCCGTACTTTTGAGCAAACGGTTCAGCTGTACCCTATATCGTTTGATTTAGACTGATTATTGAAGATATTTGCCCCGCTAAATCACGTAATGCTTTTTCATGCCTGAGTCCGACTCTATTCGCCTGTTCCTCTGGTTTATTCTACTGCTGCCCCTGTTGTCGGGCACGGTCTGGTTATTAGCAGGGCGTCGGGCAAATACGTTAGCTGGACCAATTTCGGTTGTGCTTACCCTGGTAGGCTTGAGCCTTGCAGTGTGGGTGGCTACGTCTGTCGGCCAGACAACGCAAACCCTTCGAACCGAGTGGATCACGCTGGTTGATTTCTCCCTACCAATGGCCTTTCGGCTGGACTCGCTCACGTTTTTGATGCTGATTATTGTCCATTTCATTGCGCTACTGGTTCAGCTTTATTCCACCTCCTATCTTCACGACGAACCGGATCGCTACCGATATTTTGGCTTCTTAGGCTTATTTATTGGATCCATGATCGGTATTGTGCTGGCGGGAAACCTGATTATGATGTACGCCTTCTGGGAACTGGTTGGTTTGTCATCTTATCTATTAATCGGCTTCTGGTTCCGCAAACCCGAAGCCGCCACCGCCGCTAAAAAGGCATTTCTGATGAATCGGGTGGGTGATGCTGGTTTTCTGCTGGGCATTTTTCTGGTTTACTTCCAAACTGGGACGACCGACTTTACGGATATAACACGCTCTTTCGACCACACGAATCCGCTGGCTACCCTGACCGGCTTGTGCCTGTTCTGCGGTTGTGTGGGAAAATCAGCCCAGTTTCCGCTATCAACCTGGCTACCCGACGCCATGGAGGGGCCAACGCCCGTATCAGCCCTTATTCACGCCGCAACGATGGTGGCCGCCGGGATTTTTCTGCTGGCCCGCATCCATTTCATGCTAACGCCAGATGCTCTAACGGTAATCGTCATTATTGGCACGATCACCATGATTCTGGCTGCCTATAACGCTCTTTTTCAAAATGACATCAAAAAAGTCCTGGCTTATTCGACGGTCTCGCAGCTTGGTCTGCTGGTCATTGGCATGGGAACGGGGAATGTCACGGGCGCTCTTTTTCACCTGACAACGCACGCCTTTTTCAAAGCGGGTCTTTTTCTGGCGGCGGGCTCCGTGATTCACGGTGCGGGTACGCAGGACATGAGACGCATGGGTGGGCTACGTCGTTTGATGCCTTTGACGTTTATCGGATATCTGATTTGTGCGGCGGCGCTGGCGGGACTTCCGTTGTTTTCGGGCTTCCTTTCCAAAGAAGCCATCCTGACCGGTGCCGTTGACTGGGCGCAGGAACAAGGTGGCGTAGCCATGCTGGTTCCCATTTTGGCCCTTTTATCATCGGGTTTAACGGCAACCTACATGGCCCGGCAAACTCATTTGGTCTTTTTGGGTAAATACCGAGGTGCCAATGCGGCAGCCGTTCATGAATCCGACTGGCGCATGACCGGCCCAATTATTCTGCTGGCTGCGCTTTCTCTTGGCCTGACTTTTTCCTGGAATCCTTTTTCTGCCCATCACAGTTGGTTTTATCAACTATTTCCAACAATGGATTTTTCGGTTGGAAACGAAGCGCTGGGCTCAGCTTACGAACCTATTCTGATTGGCCTGCTCTCGGTTATGGTAGCTGTAGTTGGTTTATTGACCGGTTACTTTCTCCCCCCTACTGATCCGATTACAGGTGGCGAAACCTTACTTGATCGCTGGCTATTCCGTCCTTTTCATGCATTTGCCCGTGGACTGCACGGATTTGACCACCGAAATATCCAGCGACTGCGGCAGCGGGAATGGAATCTGGACGCCTTTTACCAACGCGCCATTATTCAGCCGGCACTGCTTTTGTCGAAAGGTCTTTACCGCCTTGATCAGCGGGTAATTGATGGGGCTGTTCATTTGGTGGCTACCGGAAATGTCGTTCTGGCGCACATGCTTAGCTGGGCCGACCGAAGCCTTGTTGACGGCCTGGTTAATGGTGGTGCCTGGCTGGCCGGGCGTATGGGACAGCTCACGCGTTCCGTTCAGGGTGGCCGTATTCAGTCCTATATCGTGTCGGCAGTAATTGGTTTATTGTTGATTGTTTGGTTGTTACTATAAACGTACTTGGTGGCGAGTCAGGCAGTTTGCCGCTTCGACGTTGCCATGTACGAGGATCATGACAGAGCATTTACTTTCCTTACTGATTTTCTGGCCGCTGGCCGGTTCGCTTCTGGTGGCAGTATTGCCCGAAACCCAGAAAGATCATTACCGTTGGATTACGCTATTATTTTGCCTGGGTGAGCTGTTGCTTTGCGGTGCCGCCTATGCCCACTTTGACGCTGCCCAAGCGGGCTATCAGCTGGTCGAGCGCTACGATTGGATTACGTTGCCACTCGGTAGTTTGGGTATTGTTTCCATTGATTATCTGGTTGGCGTTGATGGCTTGAGTCTGCCGCTTGTTTTGCTAACGGGCGTGGTGATGCTGATTGGCGCTCTTTCTTCCTGGACGATCAACCAACGCGAAAAAGCCTACCATTCGCTTTACCTGCTGCTTACGGGCGCCATCGTCGGCTGTTTTGTGGGACTAGACCTATTCCTTTTCTTTCTATTTTTTGAGTTCATGCTGCTGCCGATGTATTTTCTCATTGGCTTGTGGGGTGGGCCGCGCCGGGAGTATGCTTCGATCAAGTTTTTTCTGTATACACTGGCGGGATCGGTCTTTATCCTCCTGGTTATGATTGGTCTTTATCTGTCGGTTATTGATCCGGTCGAGACTGCTTTGAACTTAGGCTTGATCAATGAGCGTTCCGAAATTAGCCCCGAAATCATTCAGCAAATCCAATCCTGGCTAGTCAATAACCAGATCGACCCGCGTAGGCTTGTGCATACCTTCGACTTGCGTTACATGGCCGATGGGTTAAATTACTTGCCTAATTCTTTCCTGAGTATTTACGGCGAGGTTCTCGTTGGGGGTATTCCTTCCAGAATGCTGGCTTTCCTGTGTCTGTTTCTTGGTTTTGCCATCAAGCTTCCGGTTGTTCCCTTCCATACCTGGCTGCCCGATGCCCACGTAGAAGCACCAACGCCCGTCTCGGTTGTGCTGGCGGGTATTCTGCTTAAAATCGGTGGTTACGGATTTCTGCGAATCGGCTGGAGTATTTTCCCCGATGGCGCCTCGCACTATGCGCTCTGGATGGCTGGGCTGGGTGTTTTGTCGATTGTTTACGGTGGCTTCAACGCGCTCGCGCAGACTGACCTTAAGAAAATGATCGCTTATTCGTCCGTTTCACACATGGGTTTTGTGCTATTGGGCGTAGCGTCTCTGACTCCCGAAGGCATTAACGGAGCCATTTACCAGATGGTGAGCCACGGTGTACTGTCGGCTATGTTATTCCTCTTGACGGGCGTTCTCTACGACCGCACGCACGACCGCCGCATTGATCATTACCGAGGTTTGGCGAGCGTCATGCCCCAGTATACGGCCCTGACCGCGATTGCCTTTTTTGCTTCGCTGGGCCTTCCCGGCTTTTCGGGTTTTGTTGGTGAATTATTTACTTTGATGGGCAGTTTCCAGTCGCTCTGGCTACCCGGCTGGATGACGGCGGTAGCTACGCTGGGCATCATTCTGGCGGCGGCTTATTTCCTCTGGACTTTGCAGCGGATGTTTTTCGGGCAACTTTGGGCTAAGCCTGAAGTGATGGGACTGCTCACCGATATTACGACCCGCGAGCGGCTTATGCTGGTGCCCCTGGCGGCTCTGGCGCTCGGGCTGGGTCTGTTCCCCAACTTACTCTTCAACTTGACAAATGCCACCGTTGCTGATTGGTTGCAACGATTTATGGTTGACTAAGCTCTTCATCAAAAAGCCGAGACTAAGCGAGTCCCGGCTCTTGAATTCTTTTATTTGACGTAACCCATTGACTGAAGCCAGGCTTTGCAAGCTTCGGGCCAGGTTTCTACTGATCCTTTGCCTTTCGTGCGGAGCGCATAACCGTGGCCCCCTTTGGGGTAGAGGTGCATTTCTGCGGGAACATTCGCGTTTTTCAAGGCCAGGTAATAATTCACACTATTCTCCACCGGAACTCCTTTGTCATCTTCTGAATGAACCAGAAAAGTAGGCGGCGTTTTATCACTAACCTGTAGCTCATTGGAGTAATAATCAATCTGTTCCTGAGAGGCATTTTTACCAACCAGTTTTTCGCGGGAGCCAGAGTGCGCTTTAGTACCGAATGTAATAACCGGATACAGCAAAATAGCGAAATTAGGTTTGGCCTCCTCGCTTGCTCCTTCGCCCCGGTGGTAGTGTGTGGAAAGCGTCGACGCCAGGTGTCCACCCGCCGAAAAGCCCATAATGCCTATTTTGTTCGGATCAACGCCCCATTTTGCTGCATTTTGCCGAATCACCTTCATGCCCTGCATGGCGTCGGCCAGGGGAACCTGCTCTTTGTTTGTTTGGATACGGTCGTCGGGAAGGCGGTATTTCAAGACAAAAGCCGCCACGCCCAACCCATTTAACCAGCGCGCTACTTCTTCGCCTTCGTGCCCATAGGCTAAAATCGAATAGCCGCCACCCGGACAAATCATAACGCTGGCACCCGTTGCCTTTTCTTTGGCTGGCAGAAAGGCCATCAGGGTTGGCACTTTTACCTGGCTAATGCGCAAAATACCATCGGCACCCGTCTCGCCTTTTTCCTGAACAGCGTCGTTCGCCACGGAATGGGGCACTTTACCAGCGGGCCAAAGGTCAACGGATTCCGGTTTTTGCGCCATCGTGAATGTATTCAGCAGAAGTGTTGCTGAGAGTAAGGAACAATAAGTAATCAGATGCATACAAGGGCTGGGGTTTTCTGCAATTATAAAAGCCCGTAAACTTACACGTCTACTTCCCCATTTTCAACTTCCGTTCCCTGCGTCGATTGGCCATCGTGCAGCACTTCAAGCAACTCCTTAATCTGGAAGATGGTTGCATTCAGACGATTACCTAGTAAAATAACCACAAAATCGTCTTTTGGACTAAACCAGAAAATGGAATTATAGCCTTTCCACCAGCCCGTATGGTAAATGTATTCGGGCTTGTTTTCGTTGTCAACGTGCATGCGGAAACCATATCCGTAGTTACGGGTTCCTTTGCGCTCGAAACTGCGCGGCAGAAAGGCTTCGGACAGCAACGTTTTCCGCAGCAGGCAGTCGCCATTCAAAGCCCGGTACCAGCGGAAAAGATCGCCCACCGTCGAATAGATGCCTTTGTCGCCGACCACGTTGTCGTAATAATCTTTGGGAACACGCCGACCGCGCTGATAACCCGCCGTGCGGAAAATATTGATCGAATCACTTTGGGTAGTTGCTACAAACGTATGGCGCATGCCCAACGGCTCGAAAATCGTTTTCCGAACAAATTGCTCGTAAGTTTTGCCGCTGGCTTTTTCAATGATGGACGCCAGAACCATGTAGTTTGTATTGCTGTAGCTGAAACTCCGGCCAGGGCGGTTGTAGCGCGGCGGATTCAGAGCGGCCAGCCACCGCAGAATTGTATCGTTATTGGGATACGGCTTTTCGCGGTTGTAGAAATTGTGCTTCATGCTGTCATCGAAGGCGTAGGCATAGTTGGGCAGCCCGCTCCGGTGCGACAACAGATCACTGATAGCAATGCCGTGGTAAGGAAAATCAGGAATGAAACGCTGTACCGAATCCGTTAGCTTGATTTTACCCGCCTCCACCAACTTTAGGGTAGCCACAGCCGTGAAGGTCTTGGATAAAGAAGCCAATTGAAACTTGGAATCCATGTTGAGTGAATCCCGCTCGGAGCGCTCAAAATGGGCCAGACCAAATGTATTCTGGTAAAGCACGATTCCTTTCTGGGCAATTAATACGTTCCCGTTGAAGCCCGCCCGGACTTTGCCCTGGATGATGCGTTCAATTTTGGCAATCTTCTCTTCGGCTTTGATTTCCTGCCTGAGCTTCTGTTCTTCTGCCGGACTTAGCTTCTGACCTTCAGCGCAATTGTGCATTGCATTTGCCGAACGATCTAACTTTTTATCTGTACCGGACTGACATCCCCAAGCTATAAATGCGGCAACAACACCTGCCCAAAATCCCGAAAATCTCATTGAATTCGCAAATAACGACTACTTTCCTGACTCCCTCTAACAGTCACGTCGGAAGCAAAAATACAGGTTTTTACCAGATCACTATTATTCACGAAAAATCATTTCCCAAAAAGTTAGCCAATTGTCCCGACGAGATTAATCCTTATTTCTCACCGTTTAAACAGGTCAATTAACTGGCGTTCCACTTTTTCTTGATTTATGAACCGCTTTTGGTAGCTTTGACTAAACTCCTATTCCGCTTCTATCCATGAACACGTATAAACCCGGCTCTCACATTCTGGCGTCCTTTACAGCCTCTTCGGCTAAACTAACCGATGTTAATGCCTGCCGCGCCCATTTTAACCAGCTTATCGATGCATTAAACCTGGAAAAGGTCGGCGAAGTGTACCATGAATTTCCCAATGGTGGCTTTACGGCCGTTATTGCGTTATCGGAATCGCATATTTCCATTCATACGTGGCCCGAAAATGACCTGGCTACCTTCGACGTATTTTTATCTAACTTCCTGCGGGACAACACCGAACGGGCGCAAGCGGTCTTTCAGGAAACCATTCAGTACTTTGACGCCAAGGTGAAAAATCGTGCTCAGATATCTCGCTAACCGATGGCGGAAATCGCTCAGCCTTTTCTTAATGCGCCCGCACCGGAGCAATTAGAGTGCCCCAGTTGCCATACGTCGATTTCTTATTATGACGTTCAGGGTAGTTCTTTTTACGGTTGCCCCGTTTGTCACGCTTTTTTCGAGTATGAATACGAGGGTCCACCCGTAATACTGCGGCAATTTGAACCCACGAACACGCCCCCGCTCATTCCAATCGGGACGCCCGGTATTGTGCACGGGAAAGCCGTCCGGGTGGTGGGCTATATGCGGCGCGCTGAACAGGCCGACCCAGCCGAATGGAGCGAATACATGCTGCTGGTTGAGGGATCTGGTTACTGGCAATTATCTGAGTATAACGGTCATTGGATGGTGATTCAGCCCGCTGAAAAGCGCTTTTCAACTGCGAATAACAAAGCCATAGACAACGACCAGTCGTATACGTTATACCATCAGTATCAGCCCAAAACGGTCTACGCCGTTGGCGAATTTGACTGGAATATTCTGGAGGATGATGCCCTGCATGTTTCCGAATACATTGCACCGCCCCGCATGCTCGTTCAGGAAATAGGGAACACAGAAACCAACTGGTACCGAGCCGAATACAAAACACCCCAGGAAATAAGCACCGCTTTCGGGTTGGATCACGCGTTGCCGACGCCGGTGGGTGTGGGTGCCATTGAACCCACGGGTTTTGACGAAATCTGGAAACCGCTTCGGAATGTCACTATTGCCGTTGCCATTCTCATGGTTGCGGTTCAATCGCTGGGCTTTCTTGTTAAGCCGGCCAGAAAATGCCTGGATGCCCGCTTTACCAGTCGGGTGGAAAAAACGCAGCCCAGTTCCACGCTTCGTTCGGCCTTGGTTTCTCCGCCGTTTGACGTAGACGGGCCCGCGGCGCTTAAGCTTCAGTTCTCGGCGACGCTCAACAACCAATGGCTGGAACTTCCCATTAGCCTCATTAACGAAAAAACGGGCAAGACCTACGAATTAACGAAAGTCATGGAGTACTACCGCGGTTACGAGAGCGGCGAGTCCTGGTCGGAAGGAAATACCAAGGATGTAGCCCTTTTGTCCCGAATTCCGAGCGGACGCTATCACCTGAATTTATACCCATCTACGGACAAGCCGACGCCCGTTCATATACGGGTTATTGTTACCGAAAACACCACGCTGACCTCGAATCTGGTTCTTTTTGCGATTGCGATTCTTATTTATCCGCTTTACCAACTTTGGCGGAGCCAGTATAAGAATTACCAACGCTGGCAGAATAGTAATTTCGGACCGAATAGTTAATTCTAAACCGTAAATTGGCCTCTAGAATGCTTACTGACCTGGCTAAAATCAAATATTACGTTGCTTTCCTGCTGGTTCTTTCCGGCGTTTTTGTCTGGGCAACTCTGACGGGCACACGGCTGCTGGGCGATGACAAAGAAAGTAGAGAAAACATTAATGGGTATGGCCAGGGTGGCCACAGCAGCTACCGCCGTTCGGGTTATCGTTCATCCGGTTTTCACCATAAATAATACCTAGCATCATGGATTACGCCTCGCTTCAATACATTGTCCCTTCGCTGATTTACTCGCTGGTGGGAGTTGTCGTTCTAGTCACGAGTTTTGTGGTTATTGAGAAAATAGCGCCCGAAAATTTATGGAAGGAGATCGTTGAAAAACAGAACATTGCGTTGGCTATTCTGGCCGGAGCTTTCATGCTCTCGTTGGCAATCATCATAAGTTCGGCCATTCATGGTTAGTCAGGATTTGCGCAGGACCGAGAGACACAAAGCAAGCAGTCGTCAACTGCTATTGCTGCTGTCGGTTTTTGTGATTGCCACCTGCGGCCTGATTTATGAACTCATTGCTGGCACGCTGGCTTCGTACCTGCTCGGCGACTCCATTACGCAGTTTTCCACCATCATCGGCGTTTATCTCTTTTCGATGGGGATTGGCTCCTGGCTGTCCAAATACCTCGACGGCAATTTGCTGCGCTGGTTCGTCCGCATCGAGATTTTGGTGGGACTTGTCGGGGGACTCAGTGCGCCGCTTCTCTTTGTTTTGTTTGAATACGTCGCTTCGTTTCGGCTGATTCTCTACACGTTAGTATCGCTGACCGGTATTTTGGTGGGGCTAGAAATTCCGTTGCTAATGCGGATTTTGGAAAATCAGTTGTCGTTTAAAGAGCTGGTTTCCCGCGTTTTCACGTTCGATTACATTGGCGCTTTGCTGGCTTCGCTGATCTTCCCGCTGGTATTGGTTCCTTATTTGGGTCTGGTTCGGACGTCGCTGTTTTTTGGTATGCTGAACATTGGGGTGGCGGCGTTCCTTCTTTTCCCCTTTCCCGAAACGCGGCCTTTTCGTAAATCATTTTTGACCATCATTGGTGTTTCGCTGGCGGTTTTGTTCGCCGGATTTCTTTACGCCGACCGCCTGATGAACTTCACGGAAAGTCTGGCGTTTCAGGATCAGGTTATTTACAGCAAAAGCACGTCCTACCAACGCATTGTACTCACGCGTAACAGCCGGGAATTGCGGCTTTTTCTGAATGGCAACCTTCAGTTTAGTTCGGCGGACGAATATCGGTATCACGAAGCGCTGGTACACCCGGCCATGCAGGCGCTTCCGCACGCCCGGCGCGTGCTCGTTCTGGGTGGTGGCGATGGGCTGGCCGTTCGCGAAATTCTGAAATACCCCCAGATCAAAAGCATCAAGCTTGTCGATCTTGATCCCGGCATGACCGATCTTTTTCGGAAAAACCCTTTGCTCACCAACCTGAATAATCGCTCGTTATCGTCGCCTAAAGTGCAGGTTATCAACACCGACGCCTATACGTACATTCGGCAGGATACCGCTCGTTATGATTGCATCGTCATTGACTTCCCGGACCCTTCTAACTTTTCGATTGGCAAATTATACAGTACCTCTTTTTATACGGAGTTGCACAAGCTGTTGAACGAAAATGGTCGAATTGTGGTGCAGGCCACTTCGCCTTACATTGCGCGGCAGTCGTTCTGGTGCATCCGGCACACGCTGGCGGCCACAGGTTTTCATACCTTGCCATATCATGCTTACGTGCCTTCGTTTGGCGAATGGGGCTTCATTCTGGCGGGGCGGAATGGGCACTGGCGCGGTGATGGTCCGCTTCCGGCGAATCTCCGGTTTATAAACTCGCAAACCATCCGGCAAATGCTGGACTTCCCCCCCGACATGGCTGAGGTGCCTACTGACATTAACAAGTTGAACAATCAGGCTCTGGTGCGCTATTTTGAAGATGATTGGGGACCTTATGGCCATTGACGCGTGATGGATCCTAACAAATTTACCGACAAGTTTTCCCGCCGCGAATTTATTCAGCAGGCAGGTTTGGGTGCAGCCGCTTTGCTGGCCGCTTCTGAGCTAGTTTCCTGTTCTTCCGACTCCCCGCTGGCCCACATCAAAGGAGAAATAAAAGGCGCGAATCATACCCTTGGTCACCTGCTGCGCAACCCGGACACGCTCCCGCCGCCAACACAAATTGACGAAACCAACGTTCTGATTATCGGGGGTGGTATTGCCGGTTTGTCGGCCCGTCGCTGGCTACACCGAAACGGGGTCAAAGATGTTTTGCTGCTGGAAATGGACAACCAGCCGGGAGGCAATTCCGCGAGTGGCAAAAATGACTTATCGGCTTACCCATGGGGAGCGCACTATTTGCCAATTCCCGACCTACGCA of Tellurirhabdus bombi contains these proteins:
- a CDS encoding serine hydrolase domain-containing protein, whose translation is MHNCAEGQKLSPAEEQKLRQEIKAEEKIAKIERIIQGKVRAGFNGNVLIAQKGIVLYQNTFGLAHFERSERDSLNMDSKFQLASLSKTFTAVATLKLVEAGKIKLTDSVQRFIPDFPYHGIAISDLLSHRSGLPNYAYAFDDSMKHNFYNREKPYPNNDTILRWLAALNPPRYNRPGRSFSYSNTNYMVLASIIEKASGKTYEQFVRKTIFEPLGMRHTFVATTQSDSINIFRTAGYQRGRRVPKDYYDNVVGDKGIYSTVGDLFRWYRALNGDCLLRKTLLSEAFLPRSFERKGTRNYGYGFRMHVDNENKPEYIYHTGWWKGYNSIFWFSPKDDFVVILLGNRLNATIFQIKELLEVLHDGQSTQGTEVENGEVDV
- a CDS encoding DUF350 domain-containing protein, producing MDYASLQYIVPSLIYSLVGVVVLVTSFVVIEKIAPENLWKEIVEKQNIALAILAGAFMLSLAIIISSAIHG
- a CDS encoding complex I subunit 4 family protein; the protein is MTEHLLSLLIFWPLAGSLLVAVLPETQKDHYRWITLLFCLGELLLCGAAYAHFDAAQAGYQLVERYDWITLPLGSLGIVSIDYLVGVDGLSLPLVLLTGVVMLIGALSSWTINQREKAYHSLYLLLTGAIVGCFVGLDLFLFFLFFEFMLLPMYFLIGLWGGPRREYASIKFFLYTLAGSVFILLVMIGLYLSVIDPVETALNLGLINERSEISPEIIQQIQSWLVNNQIDPRRLVHTFDLRYMADGLNYLPNSFLSIYGEVLVGGIPSRMLAFLCLFLGFAIKLPVVPFHTWLPDAHVEAPTPVSVVLAGILLKIGGYGFLRIGWSIFPDGASHYALWMAGLGVLSIVYGGFNALAQTDLKKMIAYSSVSHMGFVLLGVASLTPEGINGAIYQMVSHGVLSAMLFLLTGVLYDRTHDRRIDHYRGLASVMPQYTALTAIAFFASLGLPGFSGFVGELFTLMGSFQSLWLPGWMTAVATLGIILAAAYFLWTLQRMFFGQLWAKPEVMGLLTDITTRERLMLVPLAALALGLGLFPNLLFNLTNATVADWLQRFMVD
- a CDS encoding DUF4178 domain-containing protein, which codes for MAEIAQPFLNAPAPEQLECPSCHTSISYYDVQGSSFYGCPVCHAFFEYEYEGPPVILRQFEPTNTPPLIPIGTPGIVHGKAVRVVGYMRRAEQADPAEWSEYMLLVEGSGYWQLSEYNGHWMVIQPAEKRFSTANNKAIDNDQSYTLYHQYQPKTVYAVGEFDWNILEDDALHVSEYIAPPRMLVQEIGNTETNWYRAEYKTPQEISTAFGLDHALPTPVGVGAIEPTGFDEIWKPLRNVTIAVAILMVAVQSLGFLVKPARKCLDARFTSRVEKTQPSSTLRSALVSPPFDVDGPAALKLQFSATLNNQWLELPISLINEKTGKTYELTKVMEYYRGYESGESWSEGNTKDVALLSRIPSGRYHLNLYPSTDKPTPVHIRVIVTENTTLTSNLVLFAIAILIYPLYQLWRSQYKNYQRWQNSNFGPNS
- a CDS encoding alpha/beta hydrolase translates to MHLITYCSLLSATLLLNTFTMAQKPESVDLWPAGKVPHSVANDAVQEKGETGADGILRISQVKVPTLMAFLPAKEKATGASVMICPGGGYSILAYGHEGEEVARWLNGLGVAAFVLKYRLPDDRIQTNKEQVPLADAMQGMKVIRQNAAKWGVDPNKIGIMGFSAGGHLASTLSTHYHRGEGASEEAKPNFAILLYPVITFGTKAHSGSREKLVGKNASQEQIDYYSNELQVSDKTPPTFLVHSEDDKGVPVENSVNYYLALKNANVPAEMHLYPKGGHGYALRTKGKGSVETWPEACKAWLQSMGYVK
- the nuoL gene encoding NADH-quinone oxidoreductase subunit L; translated protein: MPESDSIRLFLWFILLLPLLSGTVWLLAGRRANTLAGPISVVLTLVGLSLAVWVATSVGQTTQTLRTEWITLVDFSLPMAFRLDSLTFLMLIIVHFIALLVQLYSTSYLHDEPDRYRYFGFLGLFIGSMIGIVLAGNLIMMYAFWELVGLSSYLLIGFWFRKPEAATAAKKAFLMNRVGDAGFLLGIFLVYFQTGTTDFTDITRSFDHTNPLATLTGLCLFCGCVGKSAQFPLSTWLPDAMEGPTPVSALIHAATMVAAGIFLLARIHFMLTPDALTVIVIIGTITMILAAYNALFQNDIKKVLAYSTVSQLGLLVIGMGTGNVTGALFHLTTHAFFKAGLFLAAGSVIHGAGTQDMRRMGGLRRLMPLTFIGYLICAAALAGLPLFSGFLSKEAILTGAVDWAQEQGGVAMLVPILALLSSGLTATYMARQTHLVFLGKYRGANAAAVHESDWRMTGPIILLAALSLGLTFSWNPFSAHHSWFYQLFPTMDFSVGNEALGSAYEPILIGLLSVMVAVVGLLTGYFLPPTDPITGGETLLDRWLFRPFHAFARGLHGFDHRNIQRLRQREWNLDAFYQRAIIQPALLLSKGLYRLDQRVIDGAVHLVATGNVVLAHMLSWADRSLVDGLVNGGAWLAGRMGQLTRSVQGGRIQSYIVSAVIGLLLIVWLLL
- a CDS encoding S-adenosylmethionine decarboxylase family protein; this translates as MNTYKPGSHILASFTASSAKLTDVNACRAHFNQLIDALNLEKVGEVYHEFPNGGFTAVIALSESHISIHTWPENDLATFDVFLSNFLRDNTERAQAVFQETIQYFDAKVKNRAQISR
- a CDS encoding polyamine aminopropyltransferase, translated to MVSQDLRRTERHKASSRQLLLLLSVFVIATCGLIYELIAGTLASYLLGDSITQFSTIIGVYLFSMGIGSWLSKYLDGNLLRWFVRIEILVGLVGGLSAPLLFVLFEYVASFRLILYTLVSLTGILVGLEIPLLMRILENQLSFKELVSRVFTFDYIGALLASLIFPLVLVPYLGLVRTSLFFGMLNIGVAAFLLFPFPETRPFRKSFLTIIGVSLAVLFAGFLYADRLMNFTESLAFQDQVIYSKSTSYQRIVLTRNSRELRLFLNGNLQFSSADEYRYHEALVHPAMQALPHARRVLVLGGGDGLAVREILKYPQIKSIKLVDLDPGMTDLFRKNPLLTNLNNRSLSSPKVQVINTDAYTYIRQDTARYDCIVIDFPDPSNFSIGKLYSTSFYTELHKLLNENGRIVVQATSPYIARQSFWCIRHTLAATGFHTLPYHAYVPSFGEWGFILAGRNGHWRGDGPLPANLRFINSQTIRQMLDFPPDMAEVPTDINKLNNQALVRYFEDDWGPYGH